The Kribbella sp. HUAS MG21 genome includes the window ACGGCGGGGGACAGGAGCGCGACGTCCGCTCCGGCACCCTGGACGCGCCCGCGACCGCCGGATTCGCGGTGGCGGCCGAGCACGCGATCAAGCAGCAGGCCGACGAGGCGGTGCGGCTGGCCGGGCTCCGGGACGCGCTGGTCGCCGGCATCACCGGCACCGTCGAGGGCGCGCTGCTGTCGGGTGACCCCGTCGACCGCTTGCCCGGTAACGCACACTTGTCCTTCAGCGACTGCGAGGGCGACTCGCTGTTGCTGCTGCTCGACGCGCGCGGGATCGAGGTCTCGACCGGATCCGCGTGCAACGCCGGGGTCGCCGAGCCCAGCCACGTGCTGCTGGCCATGGGGTACGACGACCAGCGGGCCCGCGGCTCGCTCCGGTTCACCCTCGGGCACACGAGTACGCGCGCCGACGTCGACGCCGTACTGGAGACCATCGGGCCGGTCGTGGAGCGGGCGAAGTCCGCCGGTCTGCAGAACGTGGGAAGGAACAGCTGATGCGGGTACTCGCCGCCATGTCCGGCGGGGTCGACTCGGCGGTCGCGGCCGCGCGGATGGCCGAGGCCGGGCACGACGTCACCGGAGTGCACCTGGCGCTCAGCCGGAACCCGCAGTCGTACCGCAGCGGCGCGCGCGGCTGCTGCACGATCGAGGACTCCCGCGACGCCCGCCGGGCCGCCGACGTGATCGGCATCCCGTTCTACGTCTGGGACCTGGCCGAGCGCTTCCACGCCGACGTCGTCGAGGACTTCGTCAGCGAGTACGCCGCCGGCCGGACGCCGAACCCCTGCCTGCGCTGCAACGAGAAGGTCAAGTTCAGCGCCGTACTCGAGCGGGCGCTGGCGCTGGGCTTCGACGCGGTCGCGACCGGGCACTACGCGCGGATCGTGGACCTGGCGGACGGGTCGCGGGAGCTGCACCGGGCGGTGGATCCGGCCAAGGACCAGTCCTACGTGCTCGGCGTCCTCACCCAGCAGCAGCTCGCGCACGCGTTCTTCCCGCTCGGCGACACGGTCAAGACCGAGGTCCGCGAGGAGGCCGAGCGGCGCGGGCTGTCGGTGGCGGCCAAGCCGGACAGCCACGACATCTGCTTCATTGCCGACGGCAACACTCCGGGCTTCCTGAGCAAGCAGCTCGGCGACGCGCCCGGCGACATCGTCGACGCGCAGGGCAACAAGCTCGGCGAGCACCAGGGCACGCACGGATTCACGATCGGGCAGCGCAAGGGCCTGCGGATCGGTACCCCGGCGCCCGACGGCAAGCCGCGCTTCGTGCTCGACATCAGCCCGGTCGACCGCACGGTGACCGTGGGGTCGCGCGAGGAGCTCGCCGTCTCGCGGCTCACCGCCTCGAAGCCGCGCTGGTGCGGGCCGGCGCCCACGGCCGAGCTGCAGGCGACAGCTCAGCTCCGCGCCCACGGCGAGGAGGTGGCCGTCACCGCCACTGTTCTGGGCGACCAGGTGCAGGTGTCGTTCGACGAGCCCACCTCGGCGGTGGCGCCCGGCCAGGCGGTCGTGCTGTACGACGGGACGCGGGTGATCGGCTCCGCGACGATCGACAGCGTGCAGCGGGTGACCGCGGCAGTATGACGACCACAGGGCTGGGGTCCGTCCCCGGCGACGACATCCGGGAGTGGACGCGCGCCGTCCTCGAGCTGGTCGACATCCCGTTCCTGCCGGAGCTTCCGGCGCGTCCGTACGGCGACATGCTCAGCCGGACGGTCGCCGTGCTGACGGAGCTGGCGGCCGACCTGCAGCCGGTCGGGTGGCGGCTGACCGGTGGTGGTGACGCGCGTGCGAGTCTGGACCAGCGGCGGGCGCGGGCGCTGCTGCTGGAGGACCTGGACGTGCTGGAGGAGTACGCCGACGGGTACCAGGGCCGGCTGAAGATCCAGGTGACCGGGCCGTGGACGCTGGCTGCTGCGGTGGAGCGGCCGCGGGGTGACAAGGTGCTCGCGGACCACGGGGCCCGGCGGGACCTGGCGCAGGCGCTGGCCGACGGGGTGCAGCAGCACGTGGCCGAAGTACGCAAGCGGGTGCCGGGTGCCGAGGTGCTGTTGCAGGTGGACGAGCCCGGGCTGCCCGCCGTACTGGCCGGAGCTGTGCCGACGGCGTCCGGGTGGAGCAAGCACCGGTCGGTCGACGGTCCTGGTGCTGTTGAGTTGCTGAGCCTGTTCACCGGTACTGCGCCGACGATCGTGCACTGCTGCGCCGCACGGCCGCCGATCGAGGTCTTCACCAAGTCCGGCGCCGCCGGGGTCGCGGTCGACATCTCGCTGCTGAACACCGCCGCCTGGGACCAGCTCGCCGCCGCGTCCGAAGCCGGGACCACCATCTATGCGGGCTTGGTACCAACCACCGGCCCGCTCCCGAAGGCGGAACAGGCCGCAGACCCCCTCATCCGCCGCTGGCGCGACCTGGGCCTCGACCCCGCGCTCCTCACCTCGCTCGTCCTCACCCCGGCCTGCGGCCTGGCCGCCGCAACCACCCCCGCCGACGCCAGATCCCGCCTCAAACTCCTCCGCGACATCGCCGACGTCGTCACCGAAGCGGCCGACAGCTAGCCGAAACTGTCGGTGCCGCACGCTAAATTCTTCTCATGAGTACGGAGGAGATCGGCGGGGCGCCGGCGGAGGTGCGGGAGCGGCACGCGGCGCTGAGCAAGGAGATCGAGGACCACCGGGCGCGGTACTACCTGGCCAGTCCGATCATCTCGGACGCCGACTTCGACGCGCTGATGCACGAGCTGCAGGACATCGAGGAGCGGTACTCCGAGCTCCGGACGCCGGACTCGCCGACGCAGAAGGTCGGCGCGCCGGTCTCGACCCTGTTCACGCCGGTCCAGCACCCGAGCCGGATGGAGAGCCTGGCGAACGCGTTCTCCGCCGAGCAGATGGAGGCCTGGGCCAAGCGGCTCGAGCGCGAGGTCACCGCCCGGCAGATCCACGACAGCGGCTTCCTCTGCGAGCTGAAGGTGGACGGCCTGGCGCTCGACCTCGTCTACGAGAACGGCAAGCTCGTCAGCGGCGCCACCCGCGGCGACGGCCGCACCGGTGAGGACGTCACGCCCAACGTCCGCACGATCAAGAGCATCCCGGAGCAGCTGCACGGCGACAACTTCCCGGCCTTCCTGGAGGTCCGCGGCGAGGTCTACTTCCGGGTCGAGGACTTCGAGGAGCTGAACGCCCAGCTCGTCGAGGCCGGCAAGGCCGTGTTCTCCAACCCGCGCAACAGCGCCGCCGGCTCGCTCCGCCAGAAGGACCCGCGGGTCTCCGCCGGCCGCCCGCTGCGCTTCGTCGTGCACGGCCTCGGCAAGGTCGAGGGCCACCACATCGCCCGGCTCTCCGAGGCGTACGAGCAGCTCAAGGCGTGGGGCCTGCCGGTCAGCGACCGCGCCCGCCGGGTCGGCACCCTCGACGAGGTCAACGAGTTCATCGCGTACTACGGCGAGAACCGGCACTCCGTCGACCACGAGATCGACGGCGTCGTGGTGAAGGTCGACGAGGTCGACCTGCAGCGCGCGCTCGGCTCCACGTCGAGCGCCCCGCGCTGGGCGATCGCGTTCAAGTACCCGCCGGAAGAGGTGAACACCAAGCTCATCGAGATCGAGGTGAACGTCGGCCGCACCGGCCGCGTCACCCCGTTCGCGCACATGGAGCCGGTCCGCGTCGCCGGCTCCACCGTCGAGTACGCGACGCTGCACAACGCCAAGGAGGTCGCGCGCAAGGACGTGCGCCCGGGCGACACCGTCGTACTGCGGAAGGCGGGCGACGTGATCCCCGAGGTGCTCGGACCGGTGGTGGACCTGCGCCCGGAGGGACTGCCGGCCTGGGAGATGCCGACCCGCTGCCCGTGGTGCGACACGGAACTGGCGCCGGCCAAGGAGTCCGACGTCGACATCCGCTGCCCGAACTCGCAGTACTGCCAGGGCCAGTTGCGCGAGCGGCTGTTCTACCTGGCCGGGCGGTCCGCGTTCGACATCGAAGGGCTCGGGTTCAAGGCGGCCGACGCGCTGATCCGCGGCGAGCTGATCGCGGACGAGGGCGACCTGTTCGCGCTGACCGAGGACAAGCTCGCGGGGAGCGCGTTCTTCACCACCAAGGCCGGGGCGCTGTCGGCGAACGCCCGCAAGCTGATCGCCAACCTCGAGGAAGCGAAGGCCAAGCCGCTGTCGCGGGCGTTGGTCGCGCTCTCGATCCGGCACGTCGGACCGACCGCGGCGGCCGCGCTGACCGAGGTGTTCGACAACATCGACGACGTCCGGGCGGCGAGCGAGGAGCAGCTGGCCGGGATCGAGGGTGTCGGGCCGACCATCGCGCAGGCGATGATCGAGTGGTTCCAGGTGCCGTGGCACCAGGCGATCGTCGACAAGTGGCAGGCGTCGGGCGTGGTCATGCGCGAGGAGCGGACCGGCCCGTCGCTGCCGCAGACGCTGACCGGGCTGTCGGTCGTGGTCACCGGGACGGTCGAGGGATTCAGCCGCGACGAGGCGACCGAGGCGATCGTCGGGCGCGGCGGGAAGGCCGCGAGCTCGGTGTCGAAGAAGACCTCGTTCGTGGTGGTCGGTGACTCGCCGGGATCGAAGTACGACAAGGCCGTCCAGCTCGGCGTACCGATCCTGGACGCCGCCGGCTTCCGGGTGCTGCTCGACGACGGCCCGGAGGCGGCCGCCGGAGTGGCGACCACACCCACCGCCGGCCAGCCGTAAGAATTTCCCACGATCTCGTCGCCGGACGGATCCGGCGGCGGTGCTGAGCCGTCCGACTGTTAACTTTGCACGTCGACATCTGGGTCAGAAGGAGCAATCTATGACGACGCCGCCGCAGGGACCGTGGGGTCCTGGGCAGCCGGGGGGCCAGCCAGGCGGGCAGCACGGGGGACAGGGTGGCCCTCAGCAGCCACCACAGCAGGGCGGCTGGGGACAGCAGCCTCCGGGCCAGGGTGGTGGCTGGGGTCAGCCGCAGCAGCCGCAAGGCCAGCCTTCGTACGGCCAGCCTCCGCAGGACCGGCCGCAGCAGGGCTGGGGCCAGCAGCCCGGCCAGCCAGGTCAGCAGGGTCAGCCCGGTCAGCAGGCCGGCGGTTGGGGACAGCCGCAGCAGGGCAGCGCCTACCAGCAGCAGTCCTGGGGGCAGCGTCAGCAGCAGGGCGGCTGGCACCAGCAGCAGGGCGGACAGCCGGGACAGTGGCAGCCGGGCGGTCCGGGCGGCAAGGGTCCGGGTGGCATCGGCAAGGACAAGCTGCCGTTCGTGATCGGCGGCGGCGTGGTCGGCGTCGTACTGATCGGCCTGCTGATCTTCCTCGGTGTCCGCGCGTTCGGCGGCGACGACACCCCGACGACCCAGCCCAGCACCGAGCCCAGCACCGGTCAGCCGACCGGCGGCAACCCGACGGAGTCGCCGACCGGCGCCCCCGTCTCCAGTGGTGAGCTCGGCAACGCGACCGGCCAGGCCAAGGCCGCGACCGAGAAGCTCCAGGGCATCGGCTTCGGCTGCAGCGACCTGTTCAACACCGCGCAGGGCGCGCACCGCGGCTGCTTCAAGACCGACGGCCGCAAGGACGCCGAGGCGATCTTCCAGTTCGGCTCCGACGGCAACATCATCGCCATCCGGGTCGCGGCCCAGGACTCGGACAACAACAACAACGCCCAGGTCGCCTTCGACCAGGTGCTGCAGGCGGTCGGCAACGACGCGTTCGGCGCCGACTCGGTGAAGAAGGTCCAGGACGCGGTGAAGACCGGCCAGCGGTCCGAAGAGGTCGGCACCAGCTGGGGCGAGCTCCAGCTCAGCAACTCCGGTGAGAGCCTGCGGCTGTCCGGTCACAAGTCCGGCGAGGACGCGCTGGACCTGCCCGACCAGAACTTCGACACCACCCAGGCGCAGCTGACCGCGGCGCTGAAGGGCAAGGGCTACGTCTGCACCTCCTCGTGCAAGAAGGAGGTCGGGCAGTACGGCTCGCAGCGGGTGTACTCCTACGCCCGCAGCGGCGAGGGCATCAAGGACATCGAGGTCAGCGTCTACGGCGAGGGCAGCGCGGTGAAGAACGCGATGACCTCGGTGCTGAACGACACGTTCGGCGTCCTCAAGGGCGGGAACGCGGCCGCGGTGAAGTCGTACATCCAGGCGCACAGCGACGGGAAGCCGTACGCTGCTTATGTCGGCGGTTGGAAGGTCGAGATCGACGGCAGCGACTCGAGCAGCTACAAGTCGCAGCGGATCTCGATCCGGTACGAGTCGTTCTACGCCTGAGCGGGGCACGGAGGCCGGAGTGAAGTTCCCCCGGGAGAAGCGGGAGGCCCGGACGGTGGCACAGCCACCGCCCGAGGCGGCCCAACGCGTCGACGGCGGCGGGGCCTGGGGCCCCACCCAGTTCGACCTCCCGGACGGCAACGGCAGCAACAGCCAGGCGATCCTGATCGTCTCCCTGATCGGAATCGTGATCCTGCTGATCATCGCCGGCCTCTGGGCCCTCGCCTACTTCCAGTTCACCTG containing:
- a CDS encoding PT domain-containing protein — its product is MTTPPQGPWGPGQPGGQPGGQHGGQGGPQQPPQQGGWGQQPPGQGGGWGQPQQPQGQPSYGQPPQDRPQQGWGQQPGQPGQQGQPGQQAGGWGQPQQGSAYQQQSWGQRQQQGGWHQQQGGQPGQWQPGGPGGKGPGGIGKDKLPFVIGGGVVGVVLIGLLIFLGVRAFGGDDTPTTQPSTEPSTGQPTGGNPTESPTGAPVSSGELGNATGQAKAATEKLQGIGFGCSDLFNTAQGAHRGCFKTDGRKDAEAIFQFGSDGNIIAIRVAAQDSDNNNNAQVAFDQVLQAVGNDAFGADSVKKVQDAVKTGQRSEEVGTSWGELQLSNSGESLRLSGHKSGEDALDLPDQNFDTTQAQLTAALKGKGYVCTSSCKKEVGQYGSQRVYSYARSGEGIKDIEVSVYGEGSAVKNAMTSVLNDTFGVLKGGNAAAVKSYIQAHSDGKPYAAYVGGWKVEIDGSDSSSYKSQRISIRYESFYA
- a CDS encoding methionine synthase vitamin-B12 independent; the encoded protein is MTTTGLGSVPGDDIREWTRAVLELVDIPFLPELPARPYGDMLSRTVAVLTELAADLQPVGWRLTGGGDARASLDQRRARALLLEDLDVLEEYADGYQGRLKIQVTGPWTLAAAVERPRGDKVLADHGARRDLAQALADGVQQHVAEVRKRVPGAEVLLQVDEPGLPAVLAGAVPTASGWSKHRSVDGPGAVELLSLFTGTAPTIVHCCAARPPIEVFTKSGAAGVAVDISLLNTAAWDQLAAASEAGTTIYAGLVPTTGPLPKAEQAADPLIRRWRDLGLDPALLTSLVLTPACGLAAATTPADARSRLKLLRDIADVVTEAADS
- the mnmA gene encoding tRNA 2-thiouridine(34) synthase MnmA, producing MRVLAAMSGGVDSAVAAARMAEAGHDVTGVHLALSRNPQSYRSGARGCCTIEDSRDARRAADVIGIPFYVWDLAERFHADVVEDFVSEYAAGRTPNPCLRCNEKVKFSAVLERALALGFDAVATGHYARIVDLADGSRELHRAVDPAKDQSYVLGVLTQQQLAHAFFPLGDTVKTEVREEAERRGLSVAAKPDSHDICFIADGNTPGFLSKQLGDAPGDIVDAQGNKLGEHQGTHGFTIGQRKGLRIGTPAPDGKPRFVLDISPVDRTVTVGSREELAVSRLTASKPRWCGPAPTAELQATAQLRAHGEEVAVTATVLGDQVQVSFDEPTSAVAPGQAVVLYDGTRVIGSATIDSVQRVTAAV
- the ligA gene encoding NAD-dependent DNA ligase LigA, with amino-acid sequence MSTEEIGGAPAEVRERHAALSKEIEDHRARYYLASPIISDADFDALMHELQDIEERYSELRTPDSPTQKVGAPVSTLFTPVQHPSRMESLANAFSAEQMEAWAKRLEREVTARQIHDSGFLCELKVDGLALDLVYENGKLVSGATRGDGRTGEDVTPNVRTIKSIPEQLHGDNFPAFLEVRGEVYFRVEDFEELNAQLVEAGKAVFSNPRNSAAGSLRQKDPRVSAGRPLRFVVHGLGKVEGHHIARLSEAYEQLKAWGLPVSDRARRVGTLDEVNEFIAYYGENRHSVDHEIDGVVVKVDEVDLQRALGSTSSAPRWAIAFKYPPEEVNTKLIEIEVNVGRTGRVTPFAHMEPVRVAGSTVEYATLHNAKEVARKDVRPGDTVVLRKAGDVIPEVLGPVVDLRPEGLPAWEMPTRCPWCDTELAPAKESDVDIRCPNSQYCQGQLRERLFYLAGRSAFDIEGLGFKAADALIRGELIADEGDLFALTEDKLAGSAFFTTKAGALSANARKLIANLEEAKAKPLSRALVALSIRHVGPTAAAALTEVFDNIDDVRAASEEQLAGIEGVGPTIAQAMIEWFQVPWHQAIVDKWQASGVVMREERTGPSLPQTLTGLSVVVTGTVEGFSRDEATEAIVGRGGKAASSVSKKTSFVVVGDSPGSKYDKAVQLGVPILDAAGFRVLLDDGPEAAAGVATTPTAGQP